In the Salmo salar unplaced genomic scaffold, Ssal_v3.1, whole genome shotgun sequence genome, one interval contains:
- the LOC123723810 gene encoding uncharacterized protein isoform X4, which translates to MLSGCPSERCPSERCPSEHCPSERCQGVPQNVVWLSLRTLSGCPSERCLVVPQNVVWLSLRTLSLRTLSLRTLSLRTLSLRTLSGCPSEHCQVVPQNIVPQNVVWLSLRTLSGCPSERCPSERCPSERCQDVPQNVVRVSLRTLSGCPSERCLVVPQNVVRMSLRTLSLRTLSLRTLSGCPSERCPSEHCPSERCQVVPQNIVRLSLRTLSLRTLSLRTLSGCPSERCPSERCQDVPQNVVPQNVVPQNVVRLSLRTLSLRTLSGCPSERCQGVPQNVVRVQDVPQNVVRVSLRTLSGCPSERCQGVPQNVVPQNVVRMSLRTLSGCPSERCQDVPQNVVRMSLRTLSGCPSERCQGVPQNVVRVSLRTLSGCPSERCQGVPQNVVRVSLRTLSLRTLSGCPSERCQHE; encoded by the exons ATGTTGTCAGGTTGTCCCTCAGAACGTTGTCCCTCAGAACGTTGTCCCTCAGAACATTGTCCCTCAGAACGTTGTCAGGGTGTCCCTCAGAACGTTGTCTG GTTGTCCCTCAGAACGTTGTCTGGTTGTCCCTCAGAACGTTGTCTGGTTGTCCCTCAGAACGTTGTCTG GTTGTCCCTCAGAACGTTGTCCCTCAGAACGTTGTCCCTCAGAACGTTGTCCCTCAGAACGTTGTCCCTCAGAACATTGTCAGGTTGTCCCTCAGAACATTGTCAGGTTGTCCCTCAGAACATTGTCCCTCAGAACGTTGTCTGGTTGTCCCTCAGAACGTTGTCAGGGTGTCCCTCAGAACGTTGTCCCTCAGAACGTTGTCCCTCAGAACGTTGTCAGGATGTCCCTCAGAACGTTGTCAGGGTGTCCCTCAGAACGTTGTCAGGTTGTCCCTCAGAACGTTGTCTGGTTGTCCCTCAGAACGTTGTCAGGATGTCCCTCAGAACGTTGTCCCTCAGAACGTTGTCCCTCAGAACGTTGTCAGGTTGTCCCTCAGAACGTTGTCCCTCAGAACATTGTCCCTCAGAACGTTGTCAGGTTGTCCCTCAGAACATTGTCAGGTTGTCCCTCAGAACGTTGTCCCTCAGAACGTTGTCCCTCAGAACGTTGTCAGGATGTCCCTCAGAACGTTGTCCCTCAGAACGTTGTCAGGATGTCCCTCAGAACGTTGTCCCTCAGAACGTTGTCCCTCAGAACGTTGTCAGGTTGTCCCTCAGAACGTTGTCCCTGAGAACGTTGTCAGGGTGTCCCTCAGAACGTTGTCAGGGTGTCCCTCAGAACGTTGTCAGGGTTCAGGATGTCCCTCAGAACGTTGTCAGGGTGTCCCTCAGAACGTTGTCAGGGTGTCCCTCAGAACGTTGTCAGGGTGTCCCTCAGAACGTTGTCCCTCAGAACGTTGTCAGGATGTCCCTCAGAACGTTGTCAGGGTGTCCCTCAGAACGTTGTCAGGATGTCCCTCAGAACGTTGTCAGGATGTCCCTCAGAACGTTGTCAGGGTGTCCCTCAGAACGTTGTCAGGGTGTCCCTCAGAACGTTGTCAGGGTGTCCCTCAGAACGTTGTCAGGGTGTCCCTCAGAACGTTGTCAGGGTGTCCCTCAGAACGTTGTCAGGGTGTCCCTCAGAACGTTGTCCCTCAGAACGTTGTCAGGTTGTCCCTCAGAACGTTGTCAGcatgagtag
- the LOC123723810 gene encoding uncharacterized protein isoform X3, with protein MLSGCPSERCPSERCPSEHCPSERCQGVPQNVVWLSLRTLSLRTLSLRTLSGCPSERCLVVPQNVVPQNVVPQNVVPQNVVPQNIVRLSLRTLSGCPSEHCPSERCLVVPQNVVRVSLRTLSLRTLSLRTLSGCPSERCQGVPQNVVRLSLRTLSGCPSERCQDVPQNVVPQNVVPQNVVRLSLRTLSLRTLSLRTLSGCPSEHCQVVPQNVVPQNVVPQNVVRMSLRTLSLRTLSGCPSERCPSERCPSERCQVVPQNVVPENVVRVSLRTLSGCPSERCQGSGCPSERCQGVPQNVVRVSLRTLSGCPSERCPSERCQDVPQNVVRVSLRTLSGCPSERCQDVPQNVVRVSLRTLSGCPSERCQGVPQNVVRVSLRTLSGCPSERCQGVPQNVVPQNVVRLSLRTLSA; from the exons ATGTTGTCAGGTTGTCCCTCAGAACGTTGTCCCTCAGAACGTTGTCCCTCAGAACATTGTCCCTCAGAACGTTGTCAGGGTGTCCCTCAGAACGTTGTCTGGTTGTCCCTCAGAACGTTGTCCCTCAGAACATTGTCCCTCAGAACGTTGTCAGGTTGTCCCTCAGAACGTTGTCTG GTTGTCCCTCAGAACGTTGTCCCTCAGAACGTTGTCCCTCAGAACGTTGTCCCTCAGAACGTTGTCCCTCAGAACATTGTCAGGTTGTCCCTCAGAACATTGTCAGGTTGTCCCTCAGAACATTGTCCCTCAGAACGTTGTCTGGTTGTCCCTCAGAACGTTGTCAGGGTGTCCCTCAGAACGTTGTCCCTCAGAACGTTGTCCCTCAGAACGTTGTCAGGATGTCCCTCAGAACGTTGTCAGGGTGTCCCTCAGAACGTTGTCAGGTTGTCCCTCAGAACGTTGTCTGGTTGTCCCTCAGAACGTTGTCAGGATGTCCCTCAGAACGTTGTCCCTCAGAACGTTGTCCCTCAGAACGTTGTCAGGTTGTCCCTCAGAACGTTGTCCCTCAGAACATTGTCCCTCAGAACGTTGTCAGGTTGTCCCTCAGAACATTGTCAGGTTGTCCCTCAGAACGTTGTCCCTCAGAACGTTGTCCCTCAGAACGTTGTCAGGATGTCCCTCAGAACGTTGTCCCTCAGAACGTTGTCAGGATGTCCCTCAGAACGTTGTCCCTCAGAACGTTGTCCCTCAGAACGTTGTCAGGTTGTCCCTCAGAACGTTGTCCCTGAGAACGTTGTCAGGGTGTCCCTCAGAACGTTGTCAGGGTGTCCCTCAGAACGTTGTCAGGGTTCAGGATGTCCCTCAGAACGTTGTCAGGGTGTCCCTCAGAACGTTGTCAGGGTGTCCCTCAGAACGTTGTCAGGGTGTCCCTCAGAACGTTGTCCCTCAGAACGTTGTCAGGATGTCCCTCAGAACGTTGTCAGGGTGTCCCTCAGAACGTTGTCAGGATGTCCCTCAGAACGTTGTCAGGATGTCCCTCAGAACGTTGTCAGGGTGTCCCTCAGAACGTTGTCAGGGTGTCCCTCAGAACGTTGTCAGGGTGTCCCTCAGAACGTTGTCAGGGTGTCCCTCAGAACGTTGTCAGGGTGTCCCTCAGAACGTTGTCAGGGTGTCCCTCAGAACGTTGTCCCTCAGAACGTTGTCAGGTTGTCCCTCAGAACGTTGTCAGcatga
- the LOC123723810 gene encoding uncharacterized protein isoform X8 produces the protein MLSGCPSERCPSERCPSEHCPSERCQGVPQNVVWLSLRTLSLRTLSLRTLSGCPSERCLVVPQNVVWLSLRTLSLRTLSLRTLSLRTLSLRTLSGCPSEHCQVVPQNVVPQNVVPQNVVRMSLRTLSLRTLSGCPSERCPSERCPSERCQVVPQNVVPENVVRVSLRTLSGCPSERCQGSGCPSERCQGVPQNVVRVSLRTLSGCPSERCPSERCQDVPQNVVRVSLRTLSGCPSERCQDVPQNVVRVSLRTLSGCPSERCQGVPQNVVRVSLRTLSGCPSERCQGVPQNVVPQNVVRLSLRTLSA, from the exons ATGTTGTCAGGTTGTCCCTCAGAACGTTGTCCCTCAGAACGTTGTCCCTCAGAACATTGTCCCTCAGAACGTTGTCAGGGTGTCCCTCAGAACGTTGTCTGGTTGTCCCTCAGAACGTTGTCCCTCAGAACATTGTCCCTCAGAACGTTGTCAGGTTGTCCCTCAGAACGTTGTCTGGTTGTCCCTCAGAACGTTGTCTG GTTGTCCCTCAGAACGTTGTCCCTCAGAACGTTGTCCCTCAGAACGTTGTCCCTCAGAACGTTGTCCCTCAGAACATTGTCAG GTTGTCCCTCAGAACATTGTCAGGTTGTCCCTCAGAACGTTGTCCCTCAGAACGTTGTCCCTCAGAACGTTGTCAGGATGTCCCTCAGAACGTTGTCCCTCAGAACGTTGTCAGGATGTCCCTCAGAACGTTGTCCCTCAGAACGTTGTCCCTCAGAACGTTGTCAGGTTGTCCCTCAGAACGTTGTCCCTGAGAACGTTGTCAGGGTGTCCCTCAGAACGTTGTCAGGGTGTCCCTCAGAACGTTGTCAGGGTTCAGGATGTCCCTCAGAACGTTGTCAGGGTGTCCCTCAGAACGTTGTCAGGGTGTCCCTCAGAACGTTGTCAGGGTGTCCCTCAGAACGTTGTCCCTCAGAACGTTGTCAGGATGTCCCTCAGAACGTTGTCAGGGTGTCCCTCAGAACGTTGTCAGGATGTCCCTCAGAACGTTGTCAGGATGTCCCTCAGAACGTTGTCAGGGTGTCCCTCAGAACGTTGTCAGGGTGTCCCTCAGAACGTTGTCAGGGTGTCCCTCAGAACGTTGTCAGGGTGTCCCTCAGAACGTTGTCAGGGTGTCCCTCAGAACGTTGTCAGGGTGTCCCTCAGAACGTTGTCCCTCAGAACGTTGTCAGGTTGTCCCTCAGAACGTTGTCAGcatga
- the LOC123723810 gene encoding uncharacterized protein isoform X7, whose product MLSGCPSERCPSERCPSEHCPSERCQGVPQNVVWLSLRTLSLRTLSLRTLSGCPSERCLVVPQNVVWMSLRTLSGCPSERCQVVPQNVVWLSLRTLSGCPSERCPSERCPSERCQVVPQNVVPQNIVPQNVVPQNVVPQNVVPQNVVRMSLRTLSLRTLSGCPSERCPSERCPSERCQVVPQNVVPENVVRVSLRTLSGCPSERCQGSGCPSERCQGVPQNVVRVSLRTLSGCPSERCPSERCQDVPQNVVRVSLRTLSGCPSERCQDVPQNVVRVSLRTLSGCPSERCQGVPQNVVRVSLRTLSGCPSERCQGVPQNVVPQNVVRLSLRTLSA is encoded by the exons ATGTTGTCAGGTTGTCCCTCAGAACGTTGTCCCTCAGAACGTTGTCCCTCAGAACATTGTCCCTCAGAACGTTGTCAGGGTGTCCCTCAGAACGTTGTCTGGTTGTCCCTCAGAACGTTGTCCCTCAGAACATTGTCCCTCAGAACGTTGTCAGGTTGTCCCTCAGAACGTTGTCTGGTTGTCCCTCAGAACGTTGTCTG GATGTCCCTCAGAACGTTGTCAGGGTGTCCCTCAGAACGTTGTCAGGTTGTCCCTCAGAACGTTGTCTGGTTGTCCCTCAGAACGTTGTCAGGATGTCCCTCAGAACGTTGTCCCTCAGAACGTTGTCCCTCAGAACGTTGTCAGGTTGTCCCTCAGAACGTTGTCCCTCAGAACATTGTCCCTCAGAAC GTTGTCCCTCAGAACGTTGTCCCTCAGAACGTTGTCCCTCAGAACGTTGTCAGGATGTCCCTCAGAACGTTGTCCCTCAGAACGTTGTCAGGATGTCCCTCAGAACGTTGTCCCTCAGAACGTTGTCCCTCAGAACGTTGTCAGGTTGTCCCTCAGAACGTTGTCCCTGAGAACGTTGTCAGGGTGTCCCTCAGAACGTTGTCAGGGTGTCCCTCAGAACGTTGTCAGGGTTCAGGATGTCCCTCAGAACGTTGTCAGGGTGTCCCTCAGAACGTTGTCAGGGTGTCCCTCAGAACGTTGTCAGGGTGTCCCTCAGAACGTTGTCCCTCAGAACGTTGTCAGGATGTCCCTCAGAACGTTGTCAGGGTGTCCCTCAGAACGTTGTCAGGATGTCCCTCAGAACGTTGTCAGGATGTCCCTCAGAACGTTGTCAGGGTGTCCCTCAGAACGTTGTCAGGGTGTCCCTCAGAACGTTGTCAGGGTGTCCCTCAGAACGTTGTCAGGGTGTCCCTCAGAACGTTGTCAGGGTGTCCCTCAGAACGTTGTCAGGGTGTCCCTCAGAACGTTGTCCCTCAGAACGTTGTCAGGTTGTCCCTCAGAACGTTGTCAGcatga
- the LOC123723810 gene encoding uncharacterized protein isoform X1, translating to MLSGCPSERCPSERCPSEHCPSERCQGVPQNVVWLSLRTLSLRTLSLRTLSGCPSERCLVVPQNVVWLSLRTLSLRTLSLRTLSLRTLSLRTLSGCPSEHCQVVPQNIVPQNVVWLSLRTLSGCPSERCPSERCPSERCQDVPQNVVRVSLRTLSGCPSERCLVVPQNVVRMSLRTLSLRTLSLRTLSGCPSERCPSEHCPSERCQVVPQNIVRLSLRTLSLRTLSLRTLSGCPSERCPSERCQDVPQNVVPQNVVPQNVVRLSLRTLSLRTLSGCPSERCQGVPQNVVRVQDVPQNVVRVSLRTLSGCPSERCQGVPQNVVPQNVVRMSLRTLSGCPSERCQDVPQNVVRMSLRTLSGCPSERCQGVPQNVVRVSLRTLSGCPSERCQGVPQNVVRVSLRTLSLRTLSGCPSERCQHE from the exons ATGTTGTCAGGTTGTCCCTCAGAACGTTGTCCCTCAGAACGTTGTCCCTCAGAACATTGTCCCTCAGAACGTTGTCAGGGTGTCCCTCAGAACGTTGTCTGGTTGTCCCTCAGAACGTTGTCCCTCAGAACATTGTCCCTCAGAACGTTGTCAGGTTGTCCCTCAGAACGTTGTCTGGTTGTCCCTCAGAACGTTGTCTG GTTGTCCCTCAGAACGTTGTCCCTCAGAACGTTGTCCCTCAGAACGTTGTCCCTCAGAACGTTGTCCCTCAGAACATTGTCAGGTTGTCCCTCAGAACATTGTCAGGTTGTCCCTCAGAACATTGTCCCTCAGAACGTTGTCTGGTTGTCCCTCAGAACGTTGTCAGGGTGTCCCTCAGAACGTTGTCCCTCAGAACGTTGTCCCTCAGAACGTTGTCAGGATGTCCCTCAGAACGTTGTCAGGGTGTCCCTCAGAACGTTGTCAGGTTGTCCCTCAGAACGTTGTCTGGTTGTCCCTCAGAACGTTGTCAGGATGTCCCTCAGAACGTTGTCCCTCAGAACGTTGTCCCTCAGAACGTTGTCAGGTTGTCCCTCAGAACGTTGTCCCTCAGAACATTGTCCCTCAGAACGTTGTCAGGTTGTCCCTCAGAACATTGTCAGGTTGTCCCTCAGAACGTTGTCCCTCAGAACGTTGTCCCTCAGAACGTTGTCAGGATGTCCCTCAGAACGTTGTCCCTCAGAACGTTGTCAGGATGTCCCTCAGAACGTTGTCCCTCAGAACGTTGTCCCTCAGAACGTTGTCAGGTTGTCCCTCAGAACGTTGTCCCTGAGAACGTTGTCAGGGTGTCCCTCAGAACGTTGTCAGGGTGTCCCTCAGAACGTTGTCAGGGTTCAGGATGTCCCTCAGAACGTTGTCAGGGTGTCCCTCAGAACGTTGTCAGGGTGTCCCTCAGAACGTTGTCAGGGTGTCCCTCAGAACGTTGTCCCTCAGAACGTTGTCAGGATGTCCCTCAGAACGTTGTCAGGGTGTCCCTCAGAACGTTGTCAGGATGTCCCTCAGAACGTTGTCAGGATGTCCCTCAGAACGTTGTCAGGGTGTCCCTCAGAACGTTGTCAGGGTGTCCCTCAGAACGTTGTCAGGGTGTCCCTCAGAACGTTGTCAGGGTGTCCCTCAGAACGTTGTCAGGGTGTCCCTCAGAACGTTGTCAGGGTGTCCCTCAGAACGTTGTCCCTCAGAACGTTGTCAGGTTGTCCCTCAGAACGTTGTCAGcatgagtag
- the LOC123723810 gene encoding uncharacterized protein isoform X6, with amino-acid sequence MLSGCPSERCPSERCPSEHCPSERCQGVPQNVVWLSLRTLSLRTLSLRTLSGCPSERCLVVPQNVVWLSLRTLSGCPSERCLVVPQNVVRMSLRTLSLRTLSLRTLSGCPSERCPSEHCPSERCQVVPQNIVRLSLRTLSLRTLSLRTLSGCPSERCPSERCQDVPQNVVPQNVVPQNVVRLSLRTLSLRTLSGCPSERCQGVPQNVVRVQDVPQNVVRVSLRTLSGCPSERCQGVPQNVVPQNVVRMSLRTLSGCPSERCQDVPQNVVRMSLRTLSGCPSERCQGVPQNVVRVSLRTLSGCPSERCQGVPQNVVRVSLRTLSLRTLSGCPSERCQHE; translated from the exons ATGTTGTCAGGTTGTCCCTCAGAACGTTGTCCCTCAGAACGTTGTCCCTCAGAACATTGTCCCTCAGAACGTTGTCAGGGTGTCCCTCAGAACGTTGTCTGGTTGTCCCTCAGAACGTTGTCCCTCAGAACATTGTCCCTCAGAACGTTGTCAGGTTGTCCCTCAGAACGTTGTCTGGTTGTCCCTCAGAACGTTGTCTGGTTGTCCCTCAGAACGTTGTCTG GTTGTCCCTCAGAACGTTGTCTGGTTGTCCCTCAGAACGTTGTCAGGATGTCCCTCAGAACGTTGTCCCTCAGAACGTTGTCCCTCAGAACGTTGTCAGGTTGTCCCTCAGAACGTTGTCCCTCAGAACATTGTCCCTCAGAACGTTGTCAGGTTGTCCCTCAGAACATTGTCAGGTTGTCCCTCAGAACGTTGTCCCTCAGAACGTTGTCCCTCAGAACGTTGTCAGGATGTCCCTCAGAACGTTGTCCCTCAGAACGTTGTCAGGATGTCCCTCAGAACGTTGTCCCTCAGAACGTTGTCCCTCAGAACGTTGTCAGGTTGTCCCTCAGAACGTTGTCCCTGAGAACGTTGTCAGGGTGTCCCTCAGAACGTTGTCAGGGTGTCCCTCAGAACGTTGTCAGGGTTCAGGATGTCCCTCAGAACGTTGTCAGGGTGTCCCTCAGAACGTTGTCAGGGTGTCCCTCAGAACGTTGTCAGGGTGTCCCTCAGAACGTTGTCCCTCAGAACGTTGTCAGGATGTCCCTCAGAACGTTGTCAGGGTGTCCCTCAGAACGTTGTCAGGATGTCCCTCAGAACGTTGTCAGGATGTCCCTCAGAACGTTGTCAGGGTGTCCCTCAGAACGTTGTCAGGGTGTCCCTCAGAACGTTGTCAGGGTGTCCCTCAGAACGTTGTCAGGGTGTCCCTCAGAACGTTGTCAGGGTGTCCCTCAGAACGTTGTCAGGGTGTCCCTCAGAACGTTGTCCCTCAGAACGTTGTCAGGTTGTCCCTCAGAACGTTGTCAGcatgagtag
- the LOC123723810 gene encoding uncharacterized protein isoform X5: MLSGCPSERCPSERCPSEHCPSERCQGVPQNVVWLSLRTLSLRTLSLRTLSGCPSERCLVVPQNVVWLSLRTLSLRTLSLRTLSLRTLSLRTLSGCPSERCQDVPQNVVPQNVVPQNVVRLSLRTLSLRTLSLRTLSGCPSEHCQVVPQNVVPQNVVPQNVVRMSLRTLSLRTLSGCPSERCPSERCPSERCQVVPQNVVPENVVRVSLRTLSGCPSERCQGSGCPSERCQGVPQNVVRVSLRTLSGCPSERCPSERCQDVPQNVVRVSLRTLSGCPSERCQDVPQNVVRVSLRTLSGCPSERCQGVPQNVVRVSLRTLSGCPSERCQGVPQNVVPQNVVRLSLRTLSA, from the exons ATGTTGTCAGGTTGTCCCTCAGAACGTTGTCCCTCAGAACGTTGTCCCTCAGAACATTGTCCCTCAGAACGTTGTCAGGGTGTCCCTCAGAACGTTGTCTGGTTGTCCCTCAGAACGTTGTCCCTCAGAACATTGTCCCTCAGAACGTTGTCAGGTTGTCCCTCAGAACGTTGTCTGGTTGTCCCTCAGAACGTTGTCTG GTTGTCCCTCAGAACGTTGTCCCTCAGAACGTTGTCCCTCAGAACGTTGTCCCTCAGAAC GTTGTCCCTCAGAACGTTGTCTGGTTGTCCCTCAGAACGTTGTCAGGATGTCCCTCAGAACGTTGTCCCTCAGAACGTTGTCCCTCAGAACGTTGTCAGGTTGTCCCTCAGAACGTTGTCCCTCAGAACATTGTCCCTCAGAACGTTGTCAGGTTGTCCCTCAGAACATTGTCAGGTTGTCCCTCAGAACGTTGTCCCTCAGAACGTTGTCCCTCAGAACGTTGTCAGGATGTCCCTCAGAACGTTGTCCCTCAGAACGTTGTCAGGATGTCCCTCAGAACGTTGTCCCTCAGAACGTTGTCCCTCAGAACGTTGTCAGGTTGTCCCTCAGAACGTTGTCCCTGAGAACGTTGTCAGGGTGTCCCTCAGAACGTTGTCAGGGTGTCCCTCAGAACGTTGTCAGGGTTCAGGATGTCCCTCAGAACGTTGTCAGGGTGTCCCTCAGAACGTTGTCAGGGTGTCCCTCAGAACGTTGTCAGGGTGTCCCTCAGAACGTTGTCCCTCAGAACGTTGTCAGGATGTCCCTCAGAACGTTGTCAGGGTGTCCCTCAGAACGTTGTCAGGATGTCCCTCAGAACGTTGTCAGGATGTCCCTCAGAACGTTGTCAGGGTGTCCCTCAGAACGTTGTCAGGGTGTCCCTCAGAACGTTGTCAGGGTGTCCCTCAGAACGTTGTCAGGGTGTCCCTCAGAACGTTGTCAGGGTGTCCCTCAGAACGTTGTCAGGGTGTCCCTCAGAACGTTGTCCCTCAGAACGTTGTCAGGTTGTCCCTCAGAACGTTGTCAGcatga
- the LOC123723810 gene encoding uncharacterized protein isoform X2 — protein sequence MLSGCPSERCPSERCPSEHCPSERCQGVPQNVVWLSLRTLSLRTLSLRTLSGCPSERCLVVPQNVVWLSLRTLSGCPSERCPSERCPSERCPSERCPSEHCQVVPQNIVRLSLRTLSLRTLSGCPSERCQGVPQNVVPQNVVPQNVVRMSLRTLSGCPSERCQVVPQNVVWLSLRTLSGCPSERCPSERCPSERCQVVPQNVVPQNIVPQNVVPQNVVPQNVVPQNVVRMSLRTLSLRTLSGCPSERCPSERCPSERCQVVPQNVVPENVVRVSLRTLSGCPSERCQGSGCPSERCQGVPQNVVRVSLRTLSGCPSERCPSERCQDVPQNVVRVSLRTLSGCPSERCQDVPQNVVRVSLRTLSGCPSERCQGVPQNVVRVSLRTLSGCPSERCQGVPQNVVPQNVVRLSLRTLSA from the exons ATGTTGTCAGGTTGTCCCTCAGAACGTTGTCCCTCAGAACGTTGTCCCTCAGAACATTGTCCCTCAGAACGTTGTCAGGGTGTCCCTCAGAACGTTGTCTGGTTGTCCCTCAGAACGTTGTCCCTCAGAACATTGTCCCTCAGAACGTTGTCAGGTTGTCCCTCAGAACGTTGTCTGGTTGTCCCTCAGAACGTTGTCTGGTTGTCCCTCAGAACGTTGTCTG GTTGTCCCTCAGAACGTTGTCCCTCAGAACGTTGTCCCTCAGAACGTTGTCCCTCAGAACGTTGTCCCTCAGAACATTGTCAGGTTGTCCCTCAGAACATTGTCAGGTTGTCCCTCAGAACATTGTCCCTCAGAACGTTGTCTGGTTGTCCCTCAGAACGTTGTCAGGGTGTCCCTCAGAACGTTGTCCCTCAGAACGTTGTCCCTCAGAACGTTGTCAGGATGTCCCTCAGAACGTTGTCAGGGTGTCCCTCAGAACGTTGTCAGGTTGTCCCTCAGAACGTTGTCTGGTTGTCCCTCAGAACGTTGTCAGGATGTCCCTCAGAACGTTGTCCCTCAGAACGTTGTCCCTCAGAACGTTGTCAGGTTGTCCCTCAGAACGTTGTCCCTCAGAACATTGTCCCTCAGAAC GTTGTCCCTCAGAACGTTGTCCCTCAGAACGTTGTCCCTCAGAACGTTGTCAGGATGTCCCTCAGAACGTTGTCCCTCAGAACGTTGTCAGGATGTCCCTCAGAACGTTGTCCCTCAGAACGTTGTCCCTCAGAACGTTGTCAGGTTGTCCCTCAGAACGTTGTCCCTGAGAACGTTGTCAGGGTGTCCCTCAGAACGTTGTCAGGGTGTCCCTCAGAACGTTGTCAGGGTTCAGGATGTCCCTCAGAACGTTGTCAGGGTGTCCCTCAGAACGTTGTCAGGGTGTCCCTCAGAACGTTGTCAGGGTGTCCCTCAGAACGTTGTCCCTCAGAACGTTGTCAGGATGTCCCTCAGAACGTTGTCAGGGTGTCCCTCAGAACGTTGTCAGGATGTCCCTCAGAACGTTGTCAGGATGTCCCTCAGAACGTTGTCAGGGTGTCCCTCAGAACGTTGTCAGGGTGTCCCTCAGAACGTTGTCAGGGTGTCCCTCAGAACGTTGTCAGGGTGTCCCTCAGAACGTTGTCAGGGTGTCCCTCAGAACGTTGTCAGGGTGTCCCTCAGAACGTTGTCCCTCAGAACGTTGTCAGGTTGTCCCTCAGAACGTTGTCAGcatga